CACGGGTATGTGCCCCAGGATGGGGATGCGTGACATGGTGTCCATCATCTCCTTGGTCATCAAGCCGCCGATGACCAACCCTTCGCCGTCCTTGAGATGAACGGTGGTGAGCGCCCGGCGGGTGAGCAGGGCGGGAATGCGGAAACCGCTCAGCAGCACGCCGTTTTCAAAGTCGAGGCTGCTCACCTCGGGTGCCACCTTCAGCTCGATGGTCTCCGAATCGAGAATTGTCGGAACGAATTTGAGCCGGACACCGAACTCCTTGAACACAATGGTCACGCCCTGAAAGTTGACGATCGGCACCGGGAACTCGCCTCCAGCCAGGAAGCTGGCAGTGTCGCCGTTGGCAGCGACCAGATTCGGTTCGGCAAGCGTGGTCAGCACCCTCTTCTCTTCCAGGGCGCGGAGGATGGAAGAAAGCTTTTGGCTGGGAATGGAGAAGAAGAAGCTCACATTGTCGCCCAAGGCTGGGGGGATCGCCGGCGTATTGACCCTGCCGGCGAAGCTTCCGACGGTGAGCTCCTCTGAGCCAACCTTGAGTTGCTCGATGATGAAGTGGGCCCCCAGTTCACGCAGGGCACCGCGGCTCATCTCCGCAAAGCGCACCTGCAGCATCACCTGGTCGGCCGATTTTGTCCGGCCAACCTGGACCGTGTACTGCTGGTAGGTGGTCTCGTTCGTCCAGACCACCACATTCGTCACGCCAGCCTTCTTTCCCACCACCAGCAGATGCTTGGGCGTGGTGACGGTGACGTCGGCGATTTCGGGATCTGCGACGAAGACCTTGGTGATTGGAGCAGTGAAGTCCAAGACTGCACACCGCGACGGCTCCAGCATCACGGTTTGCTCAGGACCGCCTTGGTAAGGTCCGGCCCATAGCTGCGTGCTTACCGCCCATACGAGCAGAGGCAACCAGGCACAAAAGACCCCCGCTCCCTTCGCGTATTTGACGCCACACCCTCTGATGCGCATTTTCGTCTTCCCTTCCTCTTCCCATCCTTGCGCTGAGCGACAGAGGGGGGCCTAGCGCGCTCAAGGTTTCTGGCGCTCGGCACCCTCCTTGAAACTGACTTCCGACTTCTTTCCCTGGCGGAATACCTCCACGGTGTACTCTTGTTTTTTCGGCTCCGGAGCCTGACTCGGCCTTGGCCGATAGCTCGGCTGGACCGGCGCTGGCTTGTAGCTGTCGACCAGCTCTGGCAGAGAGGCACCTTTCGTCTCGTGCCGCAGTGAATCGGCGGCGTTGCGCAGAATGAGTTGAAGCTTGCCTTCGGTGCTGGCCAGTGCCAGCTTCTCAGCCTCCTCGGGTGTCACCAGCAACGTGACCGCCTGCACCGACATGGGCGAGTCACTCCCTCGCTTTGTCTCCTGGTCAACGGCGAGCACTTCGACGTTCTGCAGAATGATCTTGGTCTTTGCCGTGTCCTTGGAGAAGCCAGTAGCCGTGGTGACGATTACATCCACGCGACAACCGGGGAGGATGAAACCGCTCACGCCGCTGACAACATTGACGCCAACGGTCATGGCGACTTTGCCCGGCGGGATCACGCTGGACAGCCCTTTTCGCGACCCCACCGGGGCAAGCTTTCGCTCGGTGATAGGATCGCCGGCCAAAATCTCGTAGCGGACCACCCTGCCAACTATGTCGTCGATGCTGCGGAAGGCATCCGGAGGCGCCACCTCCGGGGGCCAGTCTTTCACTACCAGCACTTCTTTGGTCAGCTCCGTGCCGATTTTGAGATCGGCGGCGGCCAATACCACGCTGACCGTAGTCGGCTGCGTGACTGGCTCGCTCTCGCTGTGGATGGTCATCTGGGCAATGCGTCCCTTGGCAATGTAGGCCGCCCCCAGCGAGCTGACCAACGCAATGGGGACAATAATCTTAGGCTTTAGCATGGTTCCCTTGCCACCTCTTCTTGACTCTCCACCATCCCCACGCGAGCAGGTTCACGACGAGCCCCTCGCGCGTTTATCCCTCCCAGCGCATCACTGCCGTGTGGGAGATGTTGAGCTGGCCACCAAGGCCCGGCACCATGTTGCCCGTCAAGAACGTGTGCGGTATCGTCACCGTGCAGCGCATGTTGTTGTTGCCATCGGGCCCGCTGATGCTCACCGAGTAGTTGTTGTACCCCGCAGCGGTGATGACGTTGATGGCGGCCTGCCTGGCGCTGTTTGAGCCGGCCCCAGTTGCCGCCACGCGGACCCCTTCGCGCGCTGCACCGCTGGCGACATTCAGGGTCATCATCGCCCGACCAAACTCGATGATGGCCGCCAGGATCACCAGCATCAAGGGCAGCACCAAGGCAAATTCGGCCAGGGACTGACCGCGCTCGCCCAACAGCCTCTTTTTTCGCTGAAATCGTAGCACTGCCGCTCGTTGCCTCCTTTTCTACAGCACTAACGCCAGGACAGCCCCTCCAGCAATCGCCACCCCGTAGGGCACAGTCATCCGTCGCCGCTCGACCTTTGCCAGCTCTTCATCATCGCGGGCG
This DNA window, taken from Calditrichota bacterium, encodes the following:
- the cpaB gene encoding Flp pilus assembly protein CpaB; translated protein: MLKPKIIVPIALVSSLGAAYIAKGRIAQMTIHSESEPVTQPTTVSVVLAAADLKIGTELTKEVLVVKDWPPEVAPPDAFRSIDDIVGRVVRYEILAGDPITERKLAPVGSRKGLSSVIPPGKVAMTVGVNVVSGVSGFILPGCRVDVIVTTATGFSKDTAKTKIILQNVEVLAVDQETKRGSDSPMSVQAVTLLVTPEEAEKLALASTEGKLQLILRNAADSLRHETKGASLPELVDSYKPAPVQPSYRPRPSQAPEPKKQEYTVEVFRQGKKSEVSFKEGAERQKP
- a CDS encoding pilus assembly protein N-terminal domain-containing protein; protein product: MRIRGCGVKYAKGAGVFCAWLPLLVWAVSTQLWAGPYQGGPEQTVMLEPSRCAVLDFTAPITKVFVADPEIADVTVTTPKHLLVVGKKAGVTNVVVWTNETTYQQYTVQVGRTKSADQVMLQVRFAEMSRGALRELGAHFIIEQLKVGSEELTVGSFAGRVNTPAIPPALGDNVSFFFSIPSQKLSSILRALEEKRVLTTLAEPNLVAANGDTASFLAGGEFPVPIVNFQGVTIVFKEFGVRLKFVPTILDSETIELKVAPEVSSLDFENGVLLSGFRIPALLTRRALTTVHLKDGEGLVIGGLMTKEMMDTMSRIPILGHIPVLGNLFKSKRANRQESELIILIVPRIVQPMRPEEVQEVKLHE
- a CDS encoding pilus assembly protein; amino-acid sequence: MLRFQRKKRLLGERGQSLAEFALVLPLMLVILAAIIEFGRAMMTLNVASGAAREGVRVAATGAGSNSARQAAINVITAAGYNNYSVSISGPDGNNNMRCTVTIPHTFLTGNMVPGLGGQLNISHTAVMRWEG